A single region of the Anguilla rostrata isolate EN2019 chromosome 11, ASM1855537v3, whole genome shotgun sequence genome encodes:
- the adrm1 gene encoding proteasomal ubiquitin receptor ADRM1 — MSSGALFPSLVSGSRGSSSKYLVEFRAGKMTLKGSTVTPDKRKGLVYIQQTDDSLIHFCWKDRTSGNVDDDLIIFPDDCEFKRVSQCTTGRVYVLKFKAGSKRLFFWMQEPKTDKDEEYCRKVNEYLNNPPMPGALGSGGSGSHELSALGGEGGLQSLLGNMSHNQLMQLIGPTGLGGLGGLGALAGPGLASLLGSGGPATSSSSSSSRSQSAAVTPSSGSGTTRISSAQAPTTPITPAATTATSPTVTPTTPAAPAAPLAPTATSPTQPIQLSDLQSILATMNVPAVAAGAQGVDLASVLTPEIMAPILANAEVQQRLLPYLPSGESLPQSADEIQNTLTSPQFQQAMSMFSSALASGQLGPLMNQFGLPTEAVDAANKGDVEAFAKAMEGGEGKADEGGDSKDKKDDEEDMSLD; from the exons ATGTCGTCCGGAGCACTATTTCCCAGTTTGGTGTCCGGGTCTCGCGGCTCCTCTAGCAAATACCTGGTGGAATTCAGAGCCGGTAAGATGACGCTTAAAGGCAGCACGGTGACGCCGGACAAGCGCAAAGGCTTGGTGTACATCCAGCAGACCGACGACTCCCTCATTCACTTCTGCTGGAAGGACAGGACGTCAGGAAATGTCGATGAT GATCTGATTATTTTCCCTGATGACTGTGAGTTCAAGAGGGTTAGCCAGTGCACTACAGGACGAGTTTATGTGCTGAAGTTCAAAGCTGGATCCAAAAGGCTTTTCTTCTGGATGCAG GAGCCGAAAACGGACAAGGACGAGGAGTACTGCCGAAAAGTGAACGAGTACCTGAACAACCCTCCCATGCCCGGGGCACTGGGGAGTGGGGGCAGCGGGAGTCACGAGCTCTCTGCTCTTGGAG GTGAGGGTGGGCTGCAGAGCCTTCTGGGTAATATGAGTCATAACCAACTGATGCAGCTGATTGGACCAACTGGGCTGGGAGGACTTG GTGGTCTGGGGGCATTGGCAGGGCCAGGGCTGGCCAGCCTGCTGGGAAGTGGAGGACCTGCTACCAGCAGCTCTTCTTCAAG CTCCCGCAGTCAGTCCGCGGCGGTCACCCCTTCCTCCGGCTCCGGGACGACCCGTATCAGCTCCGCCCAGGCGCCCACCACGCCCATCACACCGGCTGCCACCACCGCCACGTCCCCCACcgtcacccccaccaccccggcGGCGCCGGCGGCCCCGCTAGCGCCCACCGCTACCAGCCCCACACAGCCCATCCAGCTGAGTGACCTCCAGAGCATCCTGGCCACCATGAATGTGCCTGCAGTGGCGGCTGGAGCCCAGGGAG TGGACCTGGCCAGTGTGCTGACCCCTGAGATCATGGCCCCCATCCTGGCCAATGCTGAGGTGCAGCAGAGGCTCCTGCCTTACCTGCCCTCTGGGGAGTCCCTGCCGCAGAGTGCTGACGAGATTCAGAACACTCTCACGTCCCCGCAGTTCCAGCAG gCCATGAGCATGTTCAGCAGTGCACTGGCATCCGGACAGCTGGGGCCTCTAATGAACCAGTTCGGCCTGCCCACAGAGGCCGTGGACGCAGCCAACAAAGGAG ATGTGGAAGCTTTCGCCAAAGCCATGGAAGGAGGAGAAGGCAAGGCGGATGAAGGAGGGGATTCCAAAGACAAGAAGGACGATGAGGAAGACATGAGTTTGGATTAG
- the osbpl2b gene encoding oxysterol-binding protein-related protein 2b, whose translation MNNEDEFYDAVTGLDSDESCEGTSEASFKDAIVCVGVQKNNGTAPQENGIKKRRTTLPAPMFSRNNFSVWGILKKCIGLELSKITMPIVFNEPLSFLQRITEYMEHTYLIHKACTLSDPVERMQAVAAFAVSAVASQWDRTGKPFNPLLGETYELLREDQGYRLISEQVSHHPPISAFHAEGLAGDFTFHGSIYPKLKFWGKSVEAEPRGTITLELHKHKEAYTWTNPFCCVHNVILGKLWIEQYGTVEILNHSTGDKCVLNFKPCGMFGKELHRVEGHIQDKSKKKLCVIYGKWTECMWSVDPALYEAHRKADKKGGASDNRKQKQEEGARPENDEADDMPEVQETVAVVPGSTLLWRISSRPPHSTQMYNFTNFAMTLNELDPGMEAVLAPTDCRLRPDIRAMENGDMDTASREKERLEEKQRSARKERAKDEQEWSTRWFQSGTNPFTGSQDWIYVGGYFDRKYSDCPDIY comes from the exons ATGAACAATGAAGACGAGTTCTACGACGCCGTCACAG gctTGGATTCGGACGAGTCCTGTGAGGGTACGTCTGAGGCCAGCTTTAAAGATGCGATTGTGTGCGTCGGCGTGCAGAAGAACAATGGCACGGCGCCACAGGAGAATGGAATCAAGAAGCGCAG GACAACCTTACCTGCACCAATGTTCTCCAGGAACAACTTCAGTGTGTGGGGAATCctaaaaaaatgcattggacTG GAGCTGTCCAAGATCACGATGCCCATCGTGTTCAATGAACCGCTGAGCTTCCTGCAGCGCATCACGGAGTACATGGAGCACACTTACCTCATCCACAAGGCCTGCACCCTGTCCGATCCTGTGGAGCGGATGCAG GCTGTAGCGGCTTTCGCTGTCTCTGCTGTGGCGTCTCAATGGGACAGAACTGGAAAGCCTTTCAATCCTTTACTGGGGGAAACCTATGAACTCCTGCG GGAGGACCAGGGCTACAGGCTCATCTCAGAGCAGGTCAGTCACCACCCTCCCATCAGCGCCTTCCACGCCGAGGGCCTGGCGGGGGACTTCACCTTCCACGGCTCCATCTACCCCAAACTCAAGTTCTGGGGCAAGAGCGTGGAGGCCGAACCACGAGGAACCATTACTCTAGAACTACataa GCACAAAGAAGCCTACACGTGGACAAATCCATTCTGCTGTGTACATAATGTAATACTAGGCAAGCTATGGATAGAGCAGTATGGAACCGTAGAGATCCTCAATCACAG TACTGGAGATAAGTGTGTGTTGAACTTCAAGCCCTGTGGGATGTTCGGCAAGGAGCTGCACAGAGTGGAGGGGCACATCCAGGACAAGAG TAAAAAGAAGCTGTGTGTGATCTACGGGAAGTGGACCGAGTGCATGTGGAGCGTGGACCCCGCGCTGTACGAGGCGCACCGCAAGGCGGACAAGAAAGGGGGCGCCAGCGACAACAGGAAACAGAAGCAG gaggagggggcgcgGCCGGAGAATGACGAGGCGGACGACATGCCCGAGGTGCAGGAGACGGTGGCCGTCGTCCCCGGCAGCACCCTGCTCTGGAGGATATCGTCCCGACCGCCGCACTCCACTCAG ATGTACAATTTCACCAACTTTGCGATGACCCTGAATGAACTGGACCCGGGGATGGAGGCAGTCTTGGCACCCACGGACTGCCGCTTGCGTCCCGACATCAGGGCCATGGAGAATGGAGACATGG ACACTGCCAGCAGAGAGAAGGAACGGCTGGAGGAGAAGCAGAGATCAGCCCGTAAGGAACGAGCCAAGGATGAGCAGGAGTGGTCGACCAG GTGGTTCCAGTCAGGCACAAACCCATTCACTGGGTCCCAGGACTGGATCTACGTTGGGGGGTATTTTGATAGGAAATATAGTGACTGTCCTGATATCtactga